One genomic region from Sphingobacterium multivorum encodes:
- a CDS encoding helix-turn-helix domain-containing protein has protein sequence MAFGDRLAFARKQKKMTQGELGKKVGTSGDIIGKYERGENIPSIDVAAKMAEALGVTLDYLVKNGEYEQIDNEMLKLLKEVQGLDEENRAHIFATINAFIKAAKLKSIAAL, from the coding sequence ATGGCTTTTGGAGACAGATTAGCGTTTGCACGCAAACAGAAAAAGATGACACAGGGGGAACTCGGCAAGAAAGTCGGTACCTCCGGAGACATTATAGGAAAGTACGAAAGAGGCGAGAACATACCATCCATTGATGTGGCTGCAAAGATGGCCGAGGCACTGGGTGTAACACTCGACTATCTTGTCAAGAACGGCGAGTATGAGCAGATCGACAACGAGATGCTTAAGCTGTTAAAAGAGGTACAGGGGCTCGATGAGGAGAACAGGGCGCATATTTTCGCAACTATTAACGCTTTTATCAAAGCAGCAAAGCTGAAGAGCATCGCCGCTTTGTAG